One genomic window of Microbacterium sp. BH-3-3-3 includes the following:
- the nirD gene encoding nitrite reductase small subunit NirD: MTIVETAETDAMTPDAETPAAALPTTALSTTPAPAPGWTRICRVDDLLVERGVAALVDGHQIALFRTFDGRIYATDQIDPFSGAAVLARGIVGDRAGVPTVASPMYKQVFDLRTGACLDTQGKAPLTVRVHPVAVSDGDVLVRIVPAVPAVPAAEGDSR; this comes from the coding sequence ATGACGATCGTCGAGACCGCGGAAACGGATGCCATGACCCCGGATGCCGAGACCCCCGCCGCTGCGCTGCCCACCACTGCGCTGTCCACCACTCCGGCGCCCGCGCCCGGCTGGACGCGCATCTGCCGCGTCGATGATCTGCTCGTCGAGCGCGGTGTCGCCGCCCTCGTCGACGGCCACCAGATCGCGCTGTTCCGCACCTTCGACGGCCGCATCTACGCCACCGACCAGATCGATCCGTTCAGCGGTGCGGCCGTGTTGGCGCGCGGCATCGTCGGCGACCGCGCGGGGGTTCCCACCGTGGCATCGCCGATGTACAAGCAGGTGTTCGACCTGCGCACCGGCGCCTGCCTCGACACGCAGGGCAAAGCCCCGCTGACCGTGCGCGTGCACCCCGTCGCCGTCAGCGACGGCGACGTACTCGTCAGAATCGTCCCCGCCGTCCCCGCCGTCCCCGCCGCAGAAGGAGATTCCCGATGA
- a CDS encoding sirohydrochlorin chelatase, whose protein sequence is MTAVLIACAHGTRFDEGRVVVRALLDVLRETAPEGVEVHEAYVDVHAPYVTDVVAAARERTSDIVIVPLLLSTGYHTEVDLVDAADGLPIAPALGPHPVLAEILVDRVRATGAGVDDTVVLAAAGSTRPGAVVDVERMAELMTQAGIAGPVVTAYAAASEPRIPDAVHTARAAGRPTVAASYVLAPGHFSRVIENAGADLTSAPIGADPRLARVVWERWASARAARAGETLARG, encoded by the coding sequence ATGACCGCCGTTCTCATCGCCTGCGCCCACGGCACCCGCTTCGACGAGGGCCGCGTCGTCGTGCGCGCCCTGCTCGACGTGCTGCGCGAGACCGCTCCCGAGGGCGTCGAGGTGCACGAGGCCTACGTCGACGTGCACGCGCCCTACGTCACCGACGTCGTCGCCGCCGCGCGCGAGCGCACCTCTGACATCGTCATCGTGCCGCTGCTGCTGTCGACGGGGTACCACACCGAGGTCGACCTCGTCGACGCCGCCGACGGCCTGCCCATCGCCCCCGCGCTCGGTCCGCACCCGGTGCTGGCCGAGATCCTCGTCGACCGCGTGCGCGCCACCGGAGCGGGCGTCGACGACACCGTCGTGCTGGCCGCGGCCGGCTCCACGCGCCCCGGGGCGGTCGTCGACGTGGAGCGCATGGCCGAGCTGATGACGCAGGCCGGTATCGCCGGGCCCGTCGTGACCGCGTACGCCGCGGCATCCGAACCCCGCATCCCGGATGCCGTGCACACGGCGCGCGCCGCCGGACGGCCGACGGTGGCGGCGAGCTACGTGCTCGCGCCGGGACACTTTTCGCGCGTGATAGAGAACGCCGGCGCCGACCTGACGAGCGCACCCATCGGAGCGGATCCGCGGCTGGCGCGGGTCGTGTGGGAGCGGTGGGCCTCGGCGCGTGCGGCGCGCGCGGGGGAGACGCTCGCCCGCGGGTGA
- a CDS encoding DUF6350 family protein: MHRLLVALLAALDAILAAAGGIAVVLAPLALLWVVGVGSPGWGALWPTTAAVWHLGHLVPITVTLPDTYLAATGIDPSFASFTLSLAPLAFATFTALFAARSGARAGEAGAALSGWLSGSVVFAGIATLVALTGNAALVASETWLAILLPSLLFLVPSFVGAIVGAWRVGDDGPIDALRERVERLPGAWATVPALALRGLALTTLGLVGVGGIVVVAGLIARSTQVIGIYQASNADAIGATVIALGQLMYLPTLVLWAVSFVAGPGFALGTDTAITPAATQVGALPGIPVLGAVPDSTSSWLLLLVLLPIGVGALTGWILRSRMPVTTDPEPIGPRLTLTVVVAALTGGAGALAAIVSAGSLGPGRLADTGPQPGPLALALGLEVLLGLAILLLSPRFGAAADDLPPRVRDERDETPESSFSPRAHVPFDRDEHATGPAPLVSAPGTGIASDVWPSAYRGPEDADHAPSTALDDDEVRARIRAAWANPDDGDKGPAGRR; this comes from the coding sequence ATGCATCGCCTTCTCGTCGCCCTCCTGGCCGCTCTCGACGCCATCCTGGCCGCCGCGGGCGGTATCGCCGTGGTCCTCGCCCCCCTCGCGCTGCTGTGGGTGGTCGGCGTGGGAAGCCCCGGCTGGGGAGCCCTGTGGCCCACGACCGCAGCGGTCTGGCACCTGGGCCATCTCGTGCCGATCACGGTGACCCTGCCCGACACCTACCTCGCCGCCACCGGCATCGATCCCTCGTTCGCGAGCTTCACCCTGTCGCTCGCGCCCCTGGCGTTCGCCACGTTCACGGCCCTGTTCGCCGCCCGCTCGGGCGCCCGCGCGGGCGAGGCCGGCGCCGCGCTCAGCGGCTGGCTGTCGGGCTCCGTCGTCTTCGCCGGCATCGCGACCCTCGTCGCCCTGACCGGAAACGCCGCGCTCGTGGCATCCGAGACCTGGCTGGCCATCCTGCTGCCGTCGCTGCTGTTCCTGGTGCCGTCGTTCGTGGGTGCGATCGTCGGCGCGTGGCGGGTCGGCGACGACGGACCCATCGACGCCCTGCGGGAACGGGTCGAGCGCCTCCCCGGCGCCTGGGCTACGGTGCCCGCGCTGGCGCTGCGCGGTCTCGCGCTCACGACTCTCGGCCTCGTGGGAGTCGGCGGGATCGTCGTGGTGGCGGGACTCATCGCCCGCTCGACGCAGGTGATCGGCATCTACCAGGCCAGCAACGCGGATGCCATCGGCGCCACCGTCATCGCCCTCGGCCAGCTCATGTACCTGCCGACCCTGGTGCTGTGGGCGGTGTCGTTCGTCGCCGGCCCCGGGTTCGCGCTGGGCACCGACACCGCCATCACCCCGGCCGCCACGCAGGTCGGTGCCCTCCCCGGCATCCCCGTGCTCGGCGCGGTGCCGGACTCGACCTCGTCGTGGCTGCTGCTGCTCGTGCTACTGCCGATCGGCGTCGGAGCCCTCACCGGCTGGATCCTGCGCTCCCGGATGCCGGTGACCACCGACCCCGAACCGATCGGCCCCCGGCTGACGCTCACGGTCGTCGTCGCCGCGCTCACCGGTGGTGCGGGCGCGCTCGCCGCGATCGTCTCGGCCGGTTCGCTCGGACCCGGTCGCCTCGCCGACACGGGCCCGCAGCCCGGCCCCCTCGCCCTCGCCCTCGGTCTCGAGGTGCTGCTGGGGCTCGCCATCCTGCTGCTGAGTCCCCGCTTCGGTGCCGCCGCCGACGACCTTCCCCCGCGCGTCCGAGACGAGCGCGACGAGACCCCGGAATCGTCGTTCTCGCCCCGCGCCCACGTTCCCTTCGACCGTGACGAGCACGCGACCGGACCCGCGCCCCTCGTGTCGGCGCCCGGAACCGGCATCGCCTCCGACGTCTGGCCCAGCGCGTACCGCGGCCCCGAAGACGCCGATCACGCACCGTCGACCGCGCTCGACGACGACGAGGTACGCGCGCGCATCCGCGCCGCCTGGGCGAATCCCGACGACGGCGACAAGGGTCCCGCGGGTCGACGCTGA
- a CDS encoding uroporphyrinogen-III synthase produces the protein MTTPARTISTVLQGCTVLLPVDRRSGELSAALERHGARVRVAPALTIVPHVDDDELIAQTRQLVADPPDVVVATTGVGFRAWMETADEAGVHDELATVLHRARIVARGPKARGAIQQAGFEADWVAESETAAELRDFLVAEGLDGLHIAVQHHGSGADGLDEAFEAAGARVTSLTIYRWGPPPDPEVVAASTRQVARGEIDAVLFTSAPAAREWLLAAERAEALEGVASRARNGHVLVAAVGPITAAPLIEAGIDPLVPDRGRLGALVRAVVTHYGGADARVIPTTSGQLGIRSSGIVVDGVLTPLPRTGVEIFRALARVPGAVVSRADLVAALSSAESSGHAVEVAVARTRDALGDLDLIRTVYKRGYRIDVIDEEDR, from the coding sequence GTGACCACACCCGCGCGGACGATCAGCACGGTGCTCCAGGGGTGCACGGTGCTGCTTCCCGTCGACCGGCGGTCGGGGGAGCTGTCGGCCGCGCTCGAACGGCACGGGGCCCGCGTGCGCGTGGCCCCGGCGCTCACGATCGTGCCGCACGTCGACGACGACGAGCTCATCGCCCAGACGCGACAGCTGGTCGCCGACCCGCCCGACGTGGTCGTCGCCACCACGGGCGTGGGCTTCCGCGCCTGGATGGAGACCGCCGACGAGGCGGGCGTGCACGACGAGCTGGCCACGGTGCTGCACCGCGCCCGCATCGTGGCGCGCGGACCCAAGGCCCGCGGCGCCATCCAGCAGGCCGGATTCGAGGCCGACTGGGTCGCCGAGAGCGAGACGGCGGCCGAACTGCGCGACTTCCTCGTCGCCGAAGGCCTCGACGGGCTGCACATCGCCGTGCAGCACCACGGCTCCGGCGCCGACGGCCTCGACGAAGCCTTCGAGGCGGCCGGTGCCCGCGTCACGAGCCTCACCATCTACCGCTGGGGCCCACCCCCCGACCCCGAGGTCGTCGCGGCATCGACCCGCCAGGTCGCGCGCGGCGAGATCGACGCCGTGCTCTTCACCTCGGCTCCCGCGGCACGCGAGTGGCTGCTCGCCGCCGAGCGTGCCGAGGCGCTCGAGGGAGTGGCATCCCGGGCCCGCAACGGCCACGTGCTGGTGGCGGCCGTCGGACCCATCACCGCCGCCCCGCTGATCGAGGCGGGGATCGACCCCCTCGTGCCCGACCGCGGACGCCTGGGCGCCCTCGTGCGCGCCGTCGTCACGCATTACGGCGGCGCCGACGCGCGGGTCATCCCCACGACGTCGGGGCAGCTCGGCATCCGCTCGTCGGGGATCGTGGTCGACGGGGTCCTGACCCCGCTTCCGCGCACCGGCGTCGAGATCTTCCGGGCCCTGGCCCGCGTGCCGGGCGCCGTGGTGTCGCGGGCCGACCTCGTCGCCGCGCTCTCGAGCGCCGAATCCAGCGGGCACGCGGTCGAAGTCGCCGTCGCTCGCACGCGCGACGCGCTCGGCGACCTCGACCTGATCCGCACCGTCTACAAGCGCGGCTACCGCATCGACGTGATCGACGAGGAGGATCGATGA
- the purN gene encoding phosphoribosylglycinamide formyltransferase, which produces MLTVAVLISGTGSNLRALLEAAAAPDFPARVVAVGADREADGFAHAEHFGIPTFLVPYSAFASREQWGAELGAQLAVWQPDVVVLSGMMRLLPADLVAEWEPRIINTHPAYLPEFPGAHGVRDALAAGVTQTGASVIVVDSGVDTGPILAQERIPVLAGDDEDALHERIKPVERRLLIDVVRRIAEGDLDLAAPASRTA; this is translated from the coding sequence GTGCTCACGGTCGCCGTCCTCATCTCCGGCACCGGCTCCAACCTCCGCGCCCTGCTCGAGGCGGCTGCCGCCCCCGACTTCCCGGCGCGCGTGGTCGCGGTCGGCGCTGATCGCGAGGCCGACGGCTTCGCGCACGCCGAGCACTTCGGCATCCCCACCTTCCTGGTTCCCTACAGCGCCTTCGCCTCGCGCGAGCAATGGGGCGCCGAACTCGGAGCCCAGCTCGCCGTCTGGCAGCCCGACGTCGTCGTGCTGAGCGGCATGATGCGGCTCCTGCCGGCCGACCTCGTCGCCGAGTGGGAACCCCGCATCATCAACACGCACCCCGCGTACCTGCCCGAGTTCCCCGGCGCGCACGGCGTGCGCGACGCGCTGGCCGCCGGGGTGACGCAGACCGGAGCCAGTGTCATCGTCGTCGACTCCGGCGTCGACACGGGGCCGATCCTCGCCCAGGAGCGCATCCCCGTGCTGGCCGGCGACGACGAAGACGCCCTGCACGAACGCATCAAGCCCGTCGAACGACGTCTGCTCATCGACGTCGTCCGTCGCATCGCCGAGGGCGACCTCGACCTCGCCGCCCCGGCATCCCGAACCGCCTGA
- a CDS encoding DUF1697 domain-containing protein, whose protein sequence is MSRSVALIRGVGGPTALKMAALREVLASAGLGGVETLQVAGNVVLDNAGRSPADIASVVREAVRGAFGFDLPVIVRTHAELAGSRARNPYADAPEGRWVQTVFLDARPAARLELPDGVPEEAVLDGREVFVRYPEGIGGSKLQAGWFEKRLGVTGTARNANTVAKLIAMSA, encoded by the coding sequence ATGTCCCGCAGCGTCGCCCTCATCCGCGGTGTCGGCGGTCCCACGGCGCTGAAGATGGCCGCGCTGCGCGAGGTGTTGGCATCCGCGGGTCTCGGTGGGGTCGAGACGCTGCAGGTCGCGGGCAACGTCGTGCTCGATAACGCCGGACGCTCCCCCGCCGACATCGCGTCGGTGGTCCGCGAGGCGGTGCGCGGGGCGTTCGGATTCGATCTACCGGTCATCGTGCGCACGCACGCCGAGCTGGCCGGCAGCCGCGCCCGCAACCCCTACGCCGATGCACCGGAGGGCCGCTGGGTGCAGACGGTGTTCCTCGACGCGAGACCCGCCGCCCGGCTCGAGCTGCCAGACGGCGTGCCCGAGGAGGCGGTGCTCGACGGCCGCGAGGTCTTCGTGCGCTACCCCGAGGGCATCGGCGGGTCGAAGCTGCAGGCGGGCTGGTTCGAGAAACGCCTCGGCGTCACCGGCACCGCGCGCAACGCCAACACCGTCGCGAAGCTCATCGCGATGAGCGCCTGA
- the cobA gene encoding uroporphyrinogen-III C-methyltransferase, whose product MIALAGLDLTDRLVVCVGAGSVAERRIARLRAAGARVRLVAPVATERLSALAASGAIEWHARPFAASDLDDAWFCHTATGDAAIDAVVVDAAEERRVWCVNAGHGGRGTARLAAETTSGDVMVGVVSTAGADPRRTVAVRDAIAQRLAEGALPLRRRRRPLVGSVALVGGGPGPIDLMTVRARALLAEADVVVHDRLGPTGVLAELGDDVELVDVGKRPQHHPVPQDEINAIIVDRAAKGLRVVRLKGGDPFVYGRGGEEVIACRAAGIPVEVIPGISSAIAVPAAAGVPVTHRGVAGTLHVVNGQDAPSEATLAALRDDTATVVALMGVSALARFVSAARAAGAPDTRPVAFVENGHTPQQRTIRTTLGTAIQDAETHRLANPAVLVFGEVARADLLLPAAVPVAAAHGEGIG is encoded by the coding sequence ATGATCGCTCTCGCAGGACTTGACCTCACCGACCGTCTCGTGGTGTGCGTGGGGGCGGGGAGCGTCGCGGAACGGCGCATCGCCCGGCTCCGCGCCGCCGGAGCGCGGGTGCGGCTCGTCGCCCCGGTCGCCACCGAGCGGTTGAGCGCCCTCGCGGCGTCGGGTGCGATCGAGTGGCACGCGCGCCCCTTCGCGGCCTCCGACCTCGACGACGCCTGGTTCTGCCACACCGCCACCGGCGACGCGGCCATCGACGCCGTCGTCGTCGACGCCGCCGAAGAGCGACGCGTGTGGTGCGTCAACGCCGGGCACGGGGGCCGGGGCACCGCGCGCCTGGCGGCCGAGACCACCAGCGGCGACGTGATGGTCGGCGTGGTCTCGACCGCCGGCGCCGACCCGCGTCGCACCGTCGCCGTCCGCGACGCGATCGCCCAGCGCCTCGCCGAGGGCGCCCTCCCGCTCCGCCGTCGACGTCGCCCGCTCGTGGGGAGCGTGGCGCTCGTCGGCGGCGGCCCCGGCCCCATCGACCTGATGACGGTGCGCGCCCGTGCGCTGCTGGCCGAAGCCGACGTCGTCGTGCACGACCGGCTCGGGCCCACCGGCGTGCTCGCCGAGCTCGGCGACGACGTCGAGCTGGTCGACGTGGGCAAGCGCCCGCAGCATCACCCCGTGCCGCAGGACGAGATCAACGCGATCATCGTCGACCGCGCGGCGAAGGGCCTGCGGGTCGTGCGGCTCAAGGGCGGCGACCCGTTCGTCTACGGTCGCGGCGGTGAAGAGGTCATCGCGTGCCGGGCCGCCGGCATTCCGGTCGAGGTCATTCCGGGCATCTCCAGTGCCATCGCTGTTCCCGCGGCGGCGGGGGTCCCCGTGACGCACCGCGGTGTGGCCGGTACGCTTCACGTCGTGAACGGTCAGGATGCCCCGAGCGAGGCCACCCTCGCCGCGCTCCGTGACGACACCGCGACGGTCGTCGCCCTCATGGGTGTGAGCGCGCTGGCGCGCTTCGTGTCGGCGGCCCGCGCCGCCGGTGCTCCCGACACCCGCCCCGTCGCCTTCGTCGAGAACGGCCACACGCCCCAGCAGCGCACCATCCGCACGACCCTCGGCACCGCGATCCAGGATGCCGAGACCCACCGCCTCGCCAACCCCGCGGTGCTCGTGTTCGGCGAGGTCGCCCGCGCCGACCTGCTGCTGCCGGCGGCGGTGCCCGTCGCCGCGGCGCACGGCGAGGGCATCGGGTGA
- a CDS encoding NAD(P)/FAD-dependent oxidoreductase translates to MSEREYDLIVIGAGPVGENVADRAVQAGLTAAIVESELVGGECSYWACMPSKALLRSAAALRAARDVDGARQAVTGDLDVAAVLRRRDTMTSGYDDSGQVEWLQGAGIDLVRGHGRLSGEKTVRVTAEDGSTTDLVARHAVAVCTGTAALLPDIPGLADISPWTSREATAVQQVPGSLAIIGGGVVGAEMATAFQSLGTDVTIIARSGLLGTNEPFAGELVASSLRDRGVTVKNGADATAARRDGDGRAVLDLSDGTTVTADEVLVAVGRTPRTGDLGLDAVGLEADTWLDVDDTLLVRGFDWLYAVGDVNHRALLTHQGKYQARAAGDVIAARAQGGEVDDAPWGAHVATADHDAVPQVTFTDPEVASVGLTAKKAEQKGLNVKVLDYDLASIAGSSEQSDSYVGQARAIVDLDRGVLVGATFVGPDIAELLHSATIAIVGEVPVKRLWHAVPSYPTVSEVWLRLLETLGRDSA, encoded by the coding sequence GAACGCGAATACGACCTCATCGTCATTGGTGCCGGCCCCGTCGGCGAGAACGTGGCCGACCGTGCCGTGCAGGCCGGTCTCACCGCCGCGATCGTCGAGTCCGAACTCGTCGGCGGCGAGTGCTCGTACTGGGCGTGCATGCCCTCGAAGGCCCTGCTCCGTAGCGCCGCTGCCCTGCGCGCGGCCCGCGACGTCGACGGAGCCCGGCAGGCCGTCACCGGCGACCTCGACGTCGCCGCCGTGCTGCGCCGCCGCGACACCATGACCAGCGGATACGACGACTCCGGTCAGGTCGAATGGTTGCAGGGCGCGGGGATCGACCTCGTGCGCGGACACGGCCGCCTCTCGGGTGAGAAGACCGTTCGCGTCACCGCCGAAGACGGCTCCACGACCGATCTCGTCGCGCGTCACGCCGTCGCCGTCTGCACCGGTACCGCCGCACTCCTGCCCGACATCCCGGGCCTCGCCGACATCTCGCCCTGGACCAGCCGCGAAGCCACCGCCGTGCAGCAGGTGCCCGGCTCGCTCGCGATCATCGGCGGAGGCGTGGTCGGCGCCGAGATGGCGACCGCGTTCCAGAGCCTCGGCACCGACGTCACGATCATCGCCCGCTCCGGCCTGCTCGGCACCAACGAGCCGTTCGCCGGAGAGCTGGTCGCATCGTCGCTCCGCGACCGCGGCGTGACCGTCAAGAACGGAGCGGATGCCACGGCAGCCCGCCGCGACGGCGACGGACGCGCGGTGCTCGATCTCTCCGACGGCACCACCGTCACGGCCGACGAGGTCCTCGTCGCGGTCGGTCGCACTCCGCGCACCGGCGACCTCGGACTGGATGCCGTGGGCCTCGAGGCCGACACCTGGCTCGACGTCGACGACACCCTGCTCGTACGCGGGTTCGATTGGCTCTACGCCGTGGGCGACGTCAACCACCGCGCTCTCCTCACCCACCAGGGCAAGTACCAGGCGCGGGCGGCGGGCGACGTGATCGCGGCGCGGGCGCAGGGCGGCGAGGTCGACGACGCCCCATGGGGTGCCCACGTCGCCACGGCCGATCACGACGCCGTCCCCCAGGTGACCTTCACCGACCCCGAGGTCGCCTCGGTCGGTCTCACCGCCAAGAAGGCCGAGCAGAAGGGCCTGAACGTGAAGGTGCTCGACTACGACCTCGCGAGCATCGCCGGGTCGAGCGAGCAGTCCGACTCCTACGTGGGCCAGGCCCGCGCGATCGTCGATCTCGACCGGGGCGTGCTCGTGGGCGCCACGTTCGTCGGGCCCGACATCGCCGAGCTGCTGCACTCCGCCACGATCGCGATCGTCGGCGAAGTGCCGGTGAAGCGCCTCTGGCACGCGGTGCCGTCGTACCCGACGGTCAGCGAGGTCTGGCTGCGGCTGCTCGAGACGCTCGGGCGCGACTCGGCCTGA
- the purH gene encoding bifunctional phosphoribosylaminoimidazolecarboxamide formyltransferase/IMP cyclohydrolase, which translates to MAGPRHDPADYRPRDVVPIRRALVSVSDKTHLLVLAEALAAAGVEIVSTGSTASTIRDAGYDVVDVAAVTGFPESLDGRVKTLHPKVHAGLLADLRLASHEAQLEELDIRPFELVVVNLYPFVETVASGAEGDDVVEQIDIGGPAMVRAAAKNHANVAIVVSPESYPAIIDALQSQGGTNLVQRRELAARAFSHTAAYDTAVSTWFAEGTLADDIDLPAHLTIQAERLSTLRYGENSHQRAAIYSRVGGHGIAQATQLQGKEMSYNNYVDADAALRAAFDMVKPAVAIIKHANPCGIAVAAPNALDPIASAHLRAHECDPVSAFGGVIAANRTVTLKMAENLRDIFTEVIIAPDFEPEALEVFKLKKNLRVLSLPADWQQERMDVRLVSGGLLLQDADRFPDDIESVAKNWELVSGERPAEADMESLIFAWKSCRAVKSNAIVLAQGSATVGIGMGQVNRVDSCRLAVERAGDRAAGSIAASDAFFPFADGPQVLIDAGISAIIQPGGSVRDAEVVDAARAAGVTMFFTGERHFFH; encoded by the coding sequence ATGGCCGGACCCCGCCACGACCCCGCCGACTACCGTCCCCGCGACGTCGTCCCCATTCGCCGGGCGCTGGTCTCGGTGAGCGACAAGACCCACCTGCTGGTGCTGGCCGAAGCCCTCGCCGCCGCCGGCGTCGAGATCGTCTCGACCGGGTCGACCGCCTCGACCATCCGCGACGCCGGCTACGACGTCGTCGACGTCGCCGCCGTCACCGGGTTCCCCGAATCGCTCGACGGCCGCGTGAAGACGCTGCACCCCAAGGTGCACGCCGGACTGCTCGCCGACCTGCGTCTGGCCTCGCACGAGGCGCAGTTGGAAGAGCTCGACATCCGCCCGTTCGAGCTGGTCGTGGTCAACCTGTACCCGTTCGTCGAGACCGTGGCATCCGGTGCCGAGGGCGACGACGTCGTGGAGCAGATCGACATCGGCGGTCCCGCCATGGTGCGCGCCGCGGCCAAGAACCACGCCAACGTCGCCATCGTCGTCTCGCCCGAGTCGTACCCCGCGATCATCGACGCCCTGCAGTCCCAGGGCGGCACCAACCTCGTGCAGCGCCGCGAGCTCGCCGCCCGCGCGTTCTCGCACACCGCCGCGTACGACACCGCCGTGTCGACCTGGTTCGCCGAGGGCACCCTCGCCGACGACATCGACCTGCCCGCGCACCTGACCATTCAGGCCGAGCGCCTGTCGACGCTGCGCTACGGCGAGAACTCGCACCAGCGCGCCGCGATCTACTCGCGCGTCGGTGGCCACGGCATCGCCCAGGCCACGCAGCTGCAGGGCAAGGAGATGTCGTACAACAACTACGTCGACGCCGACGCGGCCCTTCGTGCCGCCTTCGACATGGTGAAGCCGGCCGTCGCGATCATCAAGCACGCCAACCCGTGCGGGATCGCCGTCGCCGCGCCCAACGCCCTCGACCCCATCGCCTCGGCGCACCTGCGCGCCCACGAGTGCGACCCGGTCTCGGCCTTCGGCGGCGTCATCGCCGCGAACCGCACGGTCACGCTGAAGATGGCCGAGAACCTGCGCGACATCTTCACCGAGGTCATCATCGCCCCCGACTTCGAACCCGAAGCGCTCGAGGTGTTCAAGCTCAAGAAGAACCTGCGCGTGCTGAGCCTGCCCGCCGACTGGCAGCAGGAGCGCATGGACGTGCGGCTCGTGTCGGGCGGCCTGCTGCTGCAGGATGCCGACCGCTTCCCCGACGACATCGAATCGGTCGCGAAGAACTGGGAGCTCGTCTCGGGCGAGCGTCCCGCCGAGGCCGACATGGAGAGCCTGATCTTCGCGTGGAAGTCGTGCCGCGCCGTCAAGTCGAACGCGATCGTGCTCGCCCAGGGGTCGGCCACCGTCGGGATCGGCATGGGCCAGGTCAACCGCGTCGACTCGTGCCGCCTCGCCGTCGAGCGCGCCGGTGACCGGGCAGCCGGTTCCATCGCGGCATCCGACGCCTTCTTCCCCTTCGCCGACGGCCCCCAGGTGCTGATCGACGCCGGCATCTCGGCGATCATCCAGCCCGGCGGCTCGGTGCGCGACGCGGAGGTCGTCGACGCCGCCCGCGCGGCCGGCGTGACGATGTTCTTCACGGGGGAGCGTCACTTCTTCCACTGA